Genomic window (Gemmatimonadota bacterium):
ACCACCGACTCCACGACGCCGCGGATATCGCTGTTGCCGAGCTTCTCCTTGGTCTGGCCCTCGAACTGGGGGTCGGGGATGATCACGCTGACGATGGCGGTGATGCCTTCCCGCGTGTCGTCGCCGGTGATGGGCACCTTGAGGTTCTTCAGCAGGTTGTTCCGCTGGGCGTAGTTGTTGATGGAACGGGTGAGGGCCGTCTTGAAGCCCACGAGGTGGAAGCCGCCCTCCGAAGTCCGCACGGTGTTGGCATAGGTGAAGATGTTCTCCTGGTAGCCGTCGTTGTACTGGAAGGCGACGTCGATCTGGTTGCCGTCCCGTTCCTGGCGGATGCCGATGGTGTCATGGATGGCCGTCTTGTTCTCGTTCAGGTACTCGACGAACTCGACGATGCCGCCGCGGTACTCGAATATGGCGGATTTGTCCCTGGCCTCCTCGTGCAGCTCGATGCGCATGTGGCGGTTCAGGAAGGCCAGTTCCCGGAAGCGGTGGGCGATGTGGTCGAAATCGAACTCCGTCGAGTCGAAGATCTCGTCGTCGGGCTTGAAGGAGACGGTCGTCCCGTTCTCGGTCGTCTCGCCCCGGACCTCCAGGTCGCATACGGGGATGCCCTGCTCGTACCGCTGGTAGTAGATCTTCCCGTCGCGGCGCACCTCGACGACCAGCCATTCGGCCAGGGCGTTGACCACCGAAACGCCCACGCCGTGCAGGCCTCCCGATACCTTGTAGGACTTGTTGTCGAACTTCCCGCCGGCGTGGAGCATGGTCATGACGACTTCCACGGCCGGCCGGTTCTCCGTGGGGTGCATTTCGACAGGTATGCCGCGGCCGTTGTCGATCACGGTGATCCGTCCGTCTTCTTCGATGTACACCTTGATCGTATCGCCGAACCCCTGGAGATGCTCGTCGATGGCGTTCTGCATCACCTCTTCCACGAGATGATGCAGGCCGGAGGCGCTTGTGCTCCCGATGTACATGGCGGGGCGCTTGCGAACCCCCTCGAGCCCCTTGAGGACCTGGATGTTCTCCGCGTCGTACTGGTCGTTATCCGGGGCGCCGGAACCCATCTCCGGCAATTCCGGGCTGTTTGAGTGTTCCGGACGGTCCGGGCGGTCCAAGCGGTCCGAAGAGTTTTCGTGTGTTTCTGACATCGATTTTACCTTCTGGTATTGGTGAATATGATGTCCCGGACCAGGGGTCTGCCGAAAGACCGGTCCAGTCGGTTCAGAATATCCGGCTTCATGTAGTGCAGCTCCTGGCTCCAGGTGGCGCTGTCGCACTCCACGAACAGCTTTCCGCCGTCGAAGAAGACCGCCCGCGCGTGCGCCGCGACACGCTCCCCGACGACCCGGGGCCAACGTTCCACGGCCTGCTGTTCCTCCAGCTTGCCTTCCATGCCCAGGTTGCGCACCAGTTCCCGGAGTGCGTCGCCGAGGGTGGTGCTTTTCTTCAGCCGCGTCATGCCCGATCCTCAGTCATAGGGCGTCACCGCGCCTCCGTGGACGCGGAACCGGGTGATCCCCCGGCGGTAGTCCCCGATATCGCTTTCCTTGGCCGTCGTAATGAAGGTCTGGCCGTAGGCGGGTACCATTTCCATCAGGCGGCCCGTCCTGGCGGCATCGATCTCCGCGAAGATGTCATCCAGCAGCAGCAGCGGCGGGGCCTGCAA
Coding sequences:
- a CDS encoding DUF721 domain-containing protein, translating into MTRLKKSTTLGDALRELVRNLGMEGKLEEQQAVERWPRVVGERVAAHARAVFFDGGKLFVECDSATWSQELHYMKPDILNRLDRSFGRPLVRDIIFTNTRR